CCCTTGCCCAGGCACTGCCGCACCGCAGACCAGAAGGCATCGACCTCGTCGAGCTCCAGTCGGGCCGCCACAGCCTCGTCGTCGTCGCGATCCGCCAGATCAGCTGCGAAGCCGTCGAGGAGATCCGAAATCGATGTGGCGCGGGTCTCGAACTGCGCGGGGTTTCGCGCCCAGGCCGACAGAACCTCTTCTAGCGCGAACGTTGCGATGCCGGGAAGCATGCCGTCCGGACCGCGTGGCACGCCGGGCGGGTCGCCGCCCGACCAGGTCGAGGTCTCAACGGGAGTGATGCCCTGCAGCCGGGCGCGCAGCCACGCCGCCAGGTTAGACGTGCCGATATAGGCGGCGGTTGCGGCGCGGTTGCGCGCCGGGACGTCGAGGCCCGGAAAAGCGACCGCCTGCGCCCAACTTCGCGTGACGGGTGGATCGGTTCGCGCGGTCGCGCGGAAGCCGACGAGAACCGTCTGCAAGCGCAGCGGGACGAGCTCGGTCCGCAATATGATCTGGCCTGCTCCTTGCGGCCATTCGACGGGCGCATCGGGGTAGGTGAACAGCCAAGTCTCTAGGCGGTAATCAGCGAGGAAGGCGGTCAGTTCGGCTTCGGTCGCGAGCGTCAATCGATCCGGTTCTGCCACGAGAGTGAAATCCGCCTCGAGCAGAGGCTGGAGCGCGTCGTCGAGCGCGCGCTCGGCCGCCTCTACCGCGAGCGCTTCTTCGCTCGGTGGTTTGGCGACAGCCAGCGCCTGCGCTTCGGCAAAGGCTTCGAGGGCGACCACGATCGGCTCACCGACATCGAGTTCCACGACGATCTCTGCGTTGCCCTTCGCCAGGCCGCGACCGGTGGCATTGGCGCTGCCGATCCACAGCCGGCGCGTCCTGTCATTGCGCTGCAGGACCAGCTTGGCGTGCAGGCCGCTCGGCGCGACGGGATCAGGCGCTTCCGCCGCCGAGGTCTCGTCGCGCTCGCGCACGGTGGCCGGCGTATCGCGTTGCGGCGTGCCGGCAACCCGCATGGTCGTTCCCGGAAGCTCGCCAAGCGCATCGGCCGTCGGTGCGATCGTGACGAGATCGACGGGGGTCCGCGGGGCCTTGATGCCGAGCGCGTCAAGTCCGCCCCGATTGACGAAGGGGCTGATGACGAGGGTGCGGCGAACGCGAGGTAGCGGAGTGAAAAAGGATTTGCGCTCACCGAGCCGTCGCCAGTGCAGCGCGCGAACTTTGGTATCCGCGGGCGCCTGCCAGCGGAGCGTGGTGAGCTCGTCGATGATGAGTTTGGACCAGCCCAGCGGCTGCGCCAGCTCGCCGACCATCCTGGCGATATCGGGGATGCGGCCGCTGCGACCGGGTGCCCCACACAGGACAATCCCCGCTTCACGGTCGGCGCTGACCGTGAGATTGCGACTGCCGATCCAGAGACGCCATCGGGGTTCGTCCTCGTCGCCGATGTAGCGGGCAAGCACGCACTTCGGATGCCAGGACGCGCCGAGCCGGGGTGTGACCTGATGCAGCATGCCGTCGAGCAGATGGAGGATGCCGAAGTGACGCCGCGCGACCTGCAGCCTGCCCTTCTGATACAGGATGCGCAGGTGCGGCCCCAGCGTCTCGATCGCATCGGCCAGGCACATCGGGCCGCCACTCAGTTCGTCCTCGACCTGACCGGACATCGAGATGAGCATGGCGGTGACGGCGACGAGGTCGAGCGAATAGGTCAGGCAGGCCATCCGCTCGATCGTGAGGCCGGGTCCCGGTCGCATTACCTCGAACACCGAATAGGCCTGCTCCGACCCGAACGGGCGATGGTCGTTCATGCGCGCGGCGCCAGTTCGTCGAGGAAGCGCGCGACCTTTTCCCAGCGATAGGTCAACGGCCACGGTTCGAAAGGCGACCATTGCGCGCGACGATCGACCGAGCCCTGCAGAAGAAACGCGCGATCGCCCTTGAGATCGAATTCACGCGCAAGGAAGATCGGTCGCATCGCGCTGTAGTCGCCGCGGTGGCCAGATAACCATTCCTGCGTCGCGGCGAGCAGCGGTCGCAGGCGGCCCACCGCGGTAACATCATCCTGGAGTTCATCGAGGTCGAGCGTCAGCGCCTTGTCGGCATGATCGGCGAGGGCGGTGGCGAGCATAGTGTCGGGCGCCGGCACAGTCGCGCCATCGGTGCGCTTGAGATCGCCGACCATCGCGACGTAGAGCGCGCGAGCGATGCACACAAGCGACGCGGCCTGATCGGCGCGGTCGAGCTTGCGCTTCTCATCGTCGGTACAAAGCTGGCGGACAGCGCGACTGTTGAGCGCGTCCGGCGCACAGCGACGACGCGCCGCAAGACGTGACAGCAACGGCGCCTCATCGGGATGCCCGAGCCTAGACCAGGCAGCAAGGATGCGCTCGCCTTCCAACTTGCCGGCATCGAGCTCGAAATCCAACGCGCCGCGCTTGCGGCTCCAGCCGGCGGGCATCGGCGGCGGATCGAGAAAGAAGTTACCACGCGCGGCTGCATCGACTTCGAGCCGATCTCGACGGGTGAGCTGATCCCAGCAACGGTCGAGATCGCCACGATACGGCGCGATCCCGGTCGAGGGGAGTGGCGCCAGCAGGCCCCATGTTCTAAGCGCGCTCCAGTAGATGGCGCTCGGCTTCGACACCGGGCTCCCGCCTTTACGGAGTACACGTCCGCCGATGATCCCCGTGCGATCGCCGCGACCGTAATGCTCGATCAGCCGATGACCCGTGCGATCCTCAATCTCGCGGAACATTGGTTCCGGGAAGTCGCCACCGGGACTGCGCTGCGCCATTTCCTCTAGCGCCCAGGCGATGAACCAGACGTAGCGCAGGCTGGTATGCTGTACGGATGTGCCGGGGAAGAACAGGTCGGCGTAGGCGAAGTGGATGACGCCGAAGCCCAGTTCGTCCCGCGTGCCCTCGAGACCGGCATCGTCGAGGCTGGCTTCGGCAGCCATGCGCTCGGATTGTGACAGCCATACCCAACCTAGCTTTGGTTCCAAACGAATCCTCCTGGCGAATACTGGATGTACAGACTTTTACGCCGCTCGGCTTTGCCAAGTGCCGTTGTCGCCGGTTCGGTTACGTCCTCCAAAACTTCTCGCGGCTTTTGTTAGCTGAACAACGGCGCCCCGTGCTGCGACAAAGGAGAGAAGGGCTGACCGGAACGTTGTCAACCGGATAGCACGCAAATCAGCAAAGGTCTTCAGCGTCCCGATCAGGTTTCACGATGCCTATGTCGCGGCGCTGAGCCAGAAGGGCGCATTAAAAGCCTGGGGCTAGCGACGCCAATCAGTTAGCGCCGGCATGGCAGAACTGGTTACGGACGATGGGTTGATGCGCGAGCCGCTTGCGCATCCCGGCACAATCAAGCGAATACGGGAGTCGGCCGCCGAGCAACGGTAAACGCGTGGATGAATGCCCGGACAGCGCCAGCAAGCGCAGGGCGCGAGGAACGACCCGCTCCCCGCCGCGCCCAAGGCGAACAAGAGCGACGCGTCACCCAAGAAGACTAGGCCCAGACCCAATTCGTCGGCCCTGCGTCTAACTGCTGCTTGATGCGTGGCTATGCAGCTTCACCCGCGCTGACTCTCAACTCCAGCTCTCGCGCATCAGGCGCCGGCCGCCCCTCCCCGCTAGCAGCGAGTGCGTCGGGGAGCCGTTAGACTGGTCCGAGTTCATCAAGCTCCCTGACACACCGACTGCCCTTTCGATTAACGGAAACGGGTTGATCGGCGACGAGGCGATACGGACGCGATACTTCGCGGGAGCGCGCCGGGAGCGCCCGGCATGATTATGGCCGGTACTCAGATCAGCCGGGAATTTCGCTGACCTGGGGTGAAGCTCCGACTCCGAGCCGCGTCTGGACTCAGTATCTGGCCGAAATCGAGTTGAGAGGCGCGAATTGGTATCCTCCGATTTTCGAGCAGGTCAGGTAATAATGTTTGGCGTGTCATTCGCGCAGTTTTGGATGATCGCTACGGCCGTCCAGCCTCGATCGAAAGTAAAGGTGCCGGTCCTTCCAAACGGATTGCGAATCTTGACGATGCGGGCTCGCGCATCGTCTTCCGCATGCTCGACCACGTACAGCCAATACTGGTCGCCATAACGGCGTGCATGCTCCATCTGAGGCTGGCTTAGGCCCACGGGACGGCCGGCAAGACTGCCCGTCATCGCCTTGACCTCGATCCACCGCTGCGGTTCGCCGATCGCGTCTGTTTCGATCAGGTCGAATCCCTTGTTGCCCGGTGGCAGGCGCTCCAGCCGCGGCTCAAATTCAAGGATACGCGCGATCGCGTGATCCTCCAGCCGCATTCGCGCTTCCTGAGTGAGGCCGTCCGGATCTGCCTCACCCTCGCCTACATGGGCGGCGACGTAGGAAATGAACTCACGTTCGCCGCCACGGTTGCCATTCCCGCCGGTGCCCTTCCCCTTGCTCTTGCCCGAGCCACTACCGCTGCTCCCGCCGCCACCTCCAGTGCTCCCGCTTTCATCATGATCTTCGCCGTTGTCACCTCCCCGTCCGTCGCCATCGGGCGGCGCATCCTCGTCCTCGCCATCGCCAACGTCGTAACCATCTTCTTCGTCGTGATCACTCGCCTCGCTGTGATTTTCCCCGGTCCTATCATCGTCGCTCTCATCGTCCGGGTCGACTTTGAGACGCGTACGCAGCTGAGCAAGATCCGTGACGCCAAGCCGTTTAAGTTCGTCGAGAACATCGGTGTCTATCCCCACTTCGCGAGCGAGCGCAGCGATCGCCGGCGGCTTGAATTGGATGCGGCTTTCGAGAAGCGGATGCGTCGGCCAGTCCAGGTCCTCGAACAACATCTCCGACGGCAGGCGAAGAACGCCATCGCGGTCAGATATCCAGGCATGCGCGTTCAACTTACGAATGAAGTGTGCATCAAACGAAGTCGTACGCTGATAATGGTAGGTCCAGCTATATTGCACGGACAGGGCATTGGCACGACGATCGGCCAGTTCCGCTAGCGCTTCCCAAAGCTGGCGCGATCGATCGCGCCGCTCTGCCTCGGGCAATGTCGGCAGCAATGCGAGCAATCCGTCGAGCCCGGTGATATCCTGATCAAAAATGCTGTTCTCGTAGGTGCAGCTCTCGCAGCCTGCGGCGCGCCGGTATTCCCGGCGCGTCTTCTCGGGCAGGTCACAAGGAACCGCAATCGTACGCAAGATGCGTACGCCGCCGCACGCTTCGAGCATCTCGCGGACCGCCTCTCCGCGAAGACACGCATAGCTGCTATCGAGCAGCAGCACGCCCTCGACCCCCTGAAAGAGATTCACCATTCGGTTCGAGGCGAGATAAACCTCGGTCGGGCGCGAGATGAAATCGTCTCCGCTCTTTGCATCGGTGCACATCACAATCGATGAGACCTTTAGCGCCTCCACAAGCTTGCCGCGCTGGACGGAAGAATCGGTTTGGAAGGCGCGCAGAATGCGCCCAATGTCCTCCTCATAGTTCGAGGTGTCGACGTCTCCGTTCTATATTTGGGAAGAAGATTGCGAATCACGTCGTCAACGGGGTCTGGCTTAGTAAGCCCAACGCCCTGAAGAAACTTGAGGGTCTGCGGCGTGCACAGAGTAGCCCGCAAAGTTGGAAAACCGGTCTTTCCCTCACCGGGAAGAAAGGCCTGAATGACCCCGTCTCGAATTAGCCGCACCTGTTTTCCGCCCTCAAGCCTAAGCAGCGGCATTTCTTTCGCGCGGCTCCGCCACAGAGCAGGTTGAGCGGCGAGCGCCCGATACAGACGCACCATCCAGCTGTCCGATTGATTGGTGAGGAACGCCTCCGTCATTCGGGCAAGCGCCATCTCCAACGTCAGCTCAGTAACCTTCAGCTCCTGCATCAGGAAACTTCGCAATTGGGGCGCACGGTCGGTGGTAATCTCGGCGCTCACCCATGAGACATTCCCATCCCCGCCAAGCAACTTTCCTTATTGCTGCGGCCCGAGCAGGTCGCGCACGTCCTGCGCGCGGGCGAGACGCACATCGCCGGCGGCGGCGAAACGGCCGGTCGAAGTTGGAACGAGGCGCTCTTCTGTGAATGCGCGCACGGTACGATCGAACAGAGGTGCGAAGAGGCTGCCCGCAAGTTTCTGGCGCTCGAGCGGGAGCGACTTCAATACCGCGACTTCTAGCAAACCGACATCCCGCAGACGAAGGAGCGCCTCGACGAGCAGGTCGGCGGTGATAGCCGCAAGCTTGACGTTCCAAGGCTTGTCCACCGGTACGTTGTCACGGCTCGGCGTCGTTTGATACGGACCCTGGACGAGAAAGCCTGTGTAGGTTGGCAGGACCGTCGGGAAGAAGACCACAAGCCGCGCGTCGGTGATCGGGCGAACGACCCTTTTGTCGTCCTCGAGAACGGTAAGGAACGCGATTTCTACGAGGCCGACCGGATTACCTTCATGCTCGACGGGGCGGGAAAACAGCAGATAGGTCTCATCGCGCGGCCCGCTGGCGCCACGTGCAGAGAGCCGCACCTGGTGCATGAACCCCTCGCTGGTGGGCGCGCGCTCATAGTTGCCGCTGCCGCCGCCTTCCACGCTCCAGACAACCTTGTCGACATGCTTGAGGAAGAGGAGCGCCTCTGGACCAAGCGCAGCGAGTCCGGCGGCGATTTCGTCGAAGGGCCCTGTTTCTTCCACCTTTAGCGGGAGGAGGATGACCGTTTCCTCTGACTCGCGGGCACAAGCCGGCACCGCTTCCGGAAGCACATAATCCAAGATAACGAAGGCTTCGTCCCCCGAATGCACTTCGGGACGCTCGGTGACTGCATAGACCGATTTGAAGCCGATACCGAACCGGCCGATCGCGGTGATGTCCTTGGTGCTCTCGTCGATCCCGCAAATGCCGCGGACATCGTCCTTGTCGAAGGGCGCGCCGTAATGGGAGATGCGGAGCCGATCCCGCGTGAGCTCGAACAGGACGGTTCGCGAGCCCGCCCAATCTGGACCGCGCCGGCGCAAAGCATCCTCCGCGTTCTGCAACACCTCATGAATGAAGTGGGTCCGCCGGTCGTAACGATCCTCGAGCAGCATTTTGCCGATGCGCTTGATCGCCCGGCCATACTCGATCCTGTTTTCCTCGGTCAGGGCCACATAATCGGTGGTCACGCGCAGCCTCCCGCCGCTTCGCCGGCCGAGCAAAGCCGCCGGAAATCGCATTGCCGGCAGCGATTTTGGTCGGGGTCCGGCGTGAACGCGTTGCTGCGCAGTGCCGCGGCCGTCGCATGGACGCGGGCGGTCACGTCCTGGATGAGATCCTCATCGACGGTGCGGGCCTTGCGGCGCTGCTTGTCGAGCTCATAGGTTTCGACAAAGTCCGCGTCGCGGCCGGTAAGCTCGCGGTAGCCGAGCGCATAGATGTGAAGCTGCGCCTCGGTCAGCGCTTCCGCTTGGGCCCGCTCGTTCGACTTCAAGTCGACGATCGCGATGTCGCCGCTGTCCCGTCGGCGTACCAAGTCGATGCGGCCCGCCACCGAGACACCATTGCCCAGGTTGAGCTCGATCGCCTTCTCACTGAGCTCGAGATGAGCGAATTCGGCCTTGCGCGCCTCAATATAGGCGTTGACCGTGCGTAAATTCGACGGGATCATCATCGAAAACCTCTCGCGATTGACGCGCGACGTTGAGGACGCCGCCTACACAATGAAGCGCGCCGAGTTCCATGGTGTGAAACTGTACCCCGCCAATGACAACGGTTCGCCGGTTTCCGGCGATATGGCGAATTTCCAGGCGATGATGGCCGAGATGGCTCGCAAGCAGGGTGCGCAGATGATCCACCGGTCGATGAGCGGTCTCGTCCTTGGTGGAAAGTCAGCCGGTGGGAAAAGCTACGGCTACCGCTCCAAGGCGCGCCGACCCGGTGAGCGCGGCGGCGAACTGGAAGTCGTAGAAGAGGAGGCGGAGATAGTCCGCGAGATTTTCGTCCGCTACGTCGCCGGCGAGTCCCCCCGCGCTATCATCACCGATCTGAATCGCAGGGGTATTCCAAGCCCGCGGGCGGGGATCAAGCGCAAGGACGGGTCGCTGACCACAGGGCGCTGGCGAGACAGCACGCTGAATGGGAACAAGGATCGGGAGACCGGCATCCTTTTCAACCCCCTTTACGCGGGTGTGCGCAAGTGGAACCGAACGAAACACATGAAGCATCCCGACACGGCCAGCCGCGTGTCGCGCGTCAATTCGAAGGATCAGTGGACCATAATGGGTGTGCCGGAGCTCGCAATCATCAAACCCGAGATCTGGGAAGCCGCGCAGAACCGTAAGGCAGACCGCAGCTTCAAGCAGAACACTCGACAGGCTCAGCGTGCGAAGCGCCTGTTCTCGGGACTGCTCCGGTGCGGGTCTTGTGGTTCGACGATCAACAGCAACGGCGTGGATGCAAAGACCGGCAAACCTCGCGTGCAGTGCGCCGGCAACGCCTCGCAGGGCATCTGCGACAACCCCGTCCGGGCCTATGTCGAGGACATCGAAGGCGTGGTGCTCACTGCCCTTCGCGCCAATCTCGCCGACACACGGCTCATGAACGCCTACATCGACGCCTACATGGCTGAACGAAAGCGCCTCGCCCGCCAAGCGGTCAACGAGCATGACACCATCAACAAGGGCCTTGCCGAGGTCGAGAGGAAGATGGAGCGACTCAAGAAGGCTTACATGGCGGGCGTCATCGAACTCGAGCAGTTCGGCGCGGACAATGCCCCGCTCAAGGACGAGAAGGCCGCACTCGTTGCCAAGCTCGCCGTCGTGGACGGGCCAGCGTCGGCGATCAGCTTCCATCCTGCCGCCGTCGCAAGCTTCAAGAACGCCCTGGCCGATCTGAACTCAGTGCTGTGCGAGGATGGCGAACGACCATCCGCCAAGCTTATCCGCTCCGTGGTTGATCGCGTTATCGTGACGCCCGCCGAGAAGAAGCCGAAGTCGCCCTTCGAGCGGCGGTCCATGAGGGTGGAGATTATCGGCGGATTGGACGCTCTCTTGAACGGTACGGCGGTGGATCGCTGTGCCGCCCTCCCCGTCAGGGATGGTAGTGGTAGCGGAGGAGGGACTTGAACCCCCGACACGCGGATTATGATTCCGCTGCTCTAACCAGCTGAGCTACTCCGCCCCATCGGGCGCGCCGCGGCTGCGCGCCGGGCGTGCGGGGCCTATAGGCAGCGACGCGGCGGCGGTCAACGGTGGTTTGCGCGCTGCCGGAACCGCGCCGCCCGACTGTCGTTGCAGAGACCAAGCCCTCGCTGGACGGAGAGATTGAATGGACCTGCTGACCCCGCTCGAGACCTATTGCAGGCTGCTATTGCGGGCGCGCGAATTGGAAGCCCAGGTGCCGGCCGCCGTGCCGGACGAGGACGCCGACAATGTCGACGATTTCGACGACGAGGGCGGCGAAGCGCTCTCCGCGCTGGAGGACGAGCTCAACACCGGCGTCGAGGAGGAAATCCGCGCCGCGCTGGACGACCTTGCCGACGACCAGCTCGCCGAGGCGCTGGCCTTGGCCTGGGTCGGCCGCGGCACCTATGACGCGAGCGAATGGGACGAGGCCTTTGCCGAGGCGAACGACACCGATCCCGAATCGACGGTCGATGAGCTTCTCGACATGCCCCTGCTCGCCTCGCACCTCGAAGCCGGGCTCGCCGCCTTCGACTATAGCTGCGAGGGCATCGGCCAGATCGACTGATATCCTGGCCTAGCCGCGGAAGACGTGGGTCCGGATCGGTTCCCACGGGCCGCCGGCGTAGCGCCAGGCGGCGAGGCCGCGGATCGCGAGCGGGCGTGGCTCGAACGTCGCGCGTAGGCGCTGCTGGAGCGCCCGCGCCTCCTTCGGCTCGACCTTGTTCTGGATGGTGACGTGCGGGCGCCACGGCGCCTGGTCCTGCGGAGTCAGCAGGCCGCGCAGCGCCTCGGCAAGGTCGGTGCGTATGTCCTCCAGCTCCTCGCTGTCGACGCGCAACGCCGTCCCCTGCCCCAGGTCCATCACGCCGGCGAAGATCGCCCGGGGCGCAGGCGTCGCGGCATAGACGGCGAGACGCTGGTTGAGTTCACGCTCGAGGCTGGGTGGCAGATGGCGGAACAGAGTGAGGTGCGCCGGCACCTGGTTGCGCTCGGGCGGGTAATACGCGCGCCGCAGCTCCTGCAGCCAGCCATTGTCGCCGTCGCCGAACGTGGCCGTGACGACGATCGGCGCCGTCACTAGATCTCGACCTGGCTGCCGAGCTCGACCACGCGGTTGGTCGGCAGCTTGAAGAATTCCATCGCGCTTTCGGCGTTGCGCAGCATCCAGGCGAACAGTTTCTCGCGCCACACCCACATGCCAGGCCGCGACGAGGGCAAAAGGGTCTGACGGGCGAGGAAGAAGCTGGTGTCCATCATCTTGAACAGGCCGCCGCAATTGTCGAGGCGCTGCAGCGCCACGGGGACGTTGACCTCCTGCATGAAGCCGTAGCGGACGATCAGACGGTAGAAGCCGTTGCCGAGATCGGTCAGCACATGATCGCCCTCGTCGACGAACGGCACGTCCTCGATGCGCACGGTCAGCAGCACGACGCGCTCGTGCAGCACCTTGTTGTGCTTGAGATTGTGCAGCAGCGCATGCGGCACGCCTTCGAGCGAGGTGGTCATGAAGACGGCGGTGCCCGGAACGCGGGTGGCGCTGGTCGCGGCGGACTTGATGAAGATGGCGATCGGCATCGCCGCCTCGTTCATCCGTTCGATCATCAGCTTGCGGCCGCGCGCCCAGGTGGTGAGGAGGGTGAAGGCGACAAAGCCCACCAGCAATGGGAACCAGCCGCCGTCGGGCACCTTGGTAAGGTTGGCGCCGAAATAAGCGAGGTCGACGATTGCGAAGACGGCGAGCACCAGGCCGGCGGCGATCTTGTTCCAGTTCCACAATTGGAACAGGACGACGGCGATCAGCACCGTGTCGATCAGCATCGCGCCGGTGACGGCGATGCCATAGGCGGCGGCGAGGTTCGACGAGGAGCGGAAGCTCAGCACGAGCAGGATCACCATCACCATCAGAGCCCAGTTGATCACCGGGATGTAGATCTGGCCGGCTGCGGCGGCGCTCGTGTGGGTGATGCGCAGGCGCGGCATGAAGCCGAGCTGGATCGCCTGCTGAGTGACCGAGAAGGCGCCGGAAATCACTGCCTGGCTGGCGATCACCGTCGCCATGGTGGCGAGGATGACGAGCGGGAGGCGGACCATTTCGGGGGCGAGGAAGAAGAACGGGTTCTTCACCACCTCGACCGCTTCCGCCGGAGTCAGCGACAGGATCATCGCACCCTGGCCGAGATAGTTCAGCATCAGGGCCGGCAGCACGAACGTCATCCAGCCGATCCGGATCGGGTTGCGCCCGAAATGGCCCATATCGGCATAGAGCGCCTCGGCGCCGGTCACGGCGAGCACGACCGAACCCATCGCCAGGAAGGCGAGCCATTTGTCGGTGAGGAAGAACTGGACCGCATACCAAGGGTTGAGCGCGGCGAAGATGCCCGGCGCCTGCAGGATATGCATCGTGCCGAGCACGGCCAGGGCCAGGAAATAAACGAGCATGATCGGGCCGAACAGGGCGCCGACCTTGGCCGTGCCGCGCGCCTGGATCGCGAAAAGTCCGATCAGGATGCCGACCGCGATCGGGATGACGAACGGCTCGAAGGCCGGTTCGACGACGGTGAGACCCTCGACCGCGGAAAGGACGGAGATGGCCGGAGTGATCATGCTGTCGCCGTAGAACAAGGCAGTCGCGAACACGCCGAGCAGGACGATGCCCTTGTTCCAGCGCCGCGGGCCGCCGCCCTTGCGGTTGATCAAAGCGAGCAGAGCAAGGCTGCCGCCCTCGCCCTTATTGTCGGCGCGCATGATGATCGTGACATATTTCAGCGTCACCACCAGCATCATCGACCAGAAGATCAGGCTGAGCACGCCATAGATGTGGAGCGCGTCGGGCGTCAGCGGATGGTGGCCGGCGAAGGTCTCGCGGAAGGCGTAGATCGGGCTGGTGCCGATGTCGCCGAAGACGACGCCGACCGCGCCGAGCGTAAGCTTGGCGAGACTGCCCGGATGATGGGCATGGCCAGCCGGACGTTCGTCCGGCAATTGCGAGGCGGCGGCGGTATCGGTCATTGCTCAGGAAGGCGCGAGACCTTGAAATCCTTCACTCCAAACGCCTGGACCCGCCAGGAAGTCGAGGCGCTTAGCACGGGGGCGTTCCGTTCCGCAACGGCGACAAACCGCCCGCCGCCCGTTATAGCCGCGCCACTCGTCCCTGCGATGGAGAGTTAAATGCGCGTCGGCGTGCCAAAAGAAATCAAGAACAACGAGTTTCGCGTCGGGCTCACGCCGTCCTCGGTGGCGGAACTGGTCGCGGCCGGGCACGAGGTCGTGGTCGAGACCCTGGCAGGCGTCGGCATCGATTTCGACGACGAGGCGTACCGGAAGGTCGGTGCACGCATCGCCCCCGACGCGGCTTCGGTGTTCCGCGATTCCGACATGATCGTGAAGGTGAAGGAGCCGCAGCCGCAGGAGATCGCGTTGCTCGAGCCGCGCCACCTGCTCTTCACCTATCTCCATCTCGCCCCCGACCCCGACCAGGCGCACGGCCTGATGCAATCGGGCGCGACCTGCATCGCCTATGAGACGGTGACCGCCGACGATCGGTCGCTACCGCTGCTCAAGCCGATGTCCGAGGTCGCAGGCCGCATGTCGATCCAGGTGGGCGCCCATTATCTCGAAAAGGAGCAAGGCGGGCGCGGCGTCCTGCTCGGCGGCGTCCCGGGCGTCGCCCCGGCGAAGGTCACGATCCTCGGCGGCGGCGTCTCCGGCGTCAACGCGGCGCAGATGGCGGTCGGCATGCGCGCCGACGTTACCATCTACGACATCTCCAACACGCGCTTGGCCGAGCTCGACATGTTTTTCGGAAGCCAGATCAAGACGGCCTATGCCTCGAAGGCGGCGATCGCGAGCGCGGTGGCGAAGTCCGAACTGGTGATCGGTGCGGTGCTGGTGCCGGGCGCGGCCGCACCCAAGCTCGTCACGCGCGACATGCTGAAGACGATGAAGCGCGGCAGCGTGCTGGTCGACATCTCGATCGACCAGGGCGGCTGCTTCGAGACGTCGCGGCCGACGACGCACGGCGACCCGGTGTTCGAGATCGACGGCGTGATCCATTATTGCGTCGCCAACATGCCCGGCGCGGTCGCCCGCACTTCGGCGATCGCGCTCAACAACGCGACCCTGCCGTTCGTGCTGAAGCTCGCCAATGCCGGCGCCGAGGCCGCGATGGCGGCCGATCCGCACCTCGCCAACGGCCTCAACGTGTCGGGCGGCAAGATCCGCCACCATGCCGTGGCCGAGGCGCTCAACCTGGAATTCGTGCCGCTCTAGGCGGCAAGCACCCCGATCCCGTCATTGCGAGGAGCGTA
This portion of the Sphingomonas sp. LY54 genome encodes:
- a CDS encoding phospholipase D family protein, whose amino-acid sequence is MNDHRPFGSEQAYSVFEVMRPGPGLTIERMACLTYSLDLVAVTAMLISMSGQVEDELSGGPMCLADAIETLGPHLRILYQKGRLQVARRHFGILHLLDGMLHQVTPRLGASWHPKCVLARYIGDEDEPRWRLWIGSRNLTVSADREAGIVLCGAPGRSGRIPDIARMVGELAQPLGWSKLIIDELTTLRWQAPADTKVRALHWRRLGERKSFFTPLPRVRRTLVISPFVNRGGLDALGIKAPRTPVDLVTIAPTADALGELPGTTMRVAGTPQRDTPATVRERDETSAAEAPDPVAPSGLHAKLVLQRNDRTRRLWIGSANATGRGLAKGNAEIVVELDVGEPIVVALEAFAEAQALAVAKPPSEEALAVEAAERALDDALQPLLEADFTLVAEPDRLTLATEAELTAFLADYRLETWLFTYPDAPVEWPQGAGQIILRTELVPLRLQTVLVGFRATARTDPPVTRSWAQAVAFPGLDVPARNRAATAAYIGTSNLAAWLRARLQGITPVETSTWSGGDPPGVPRGPDGMLPGIATFALEEVLSAWARNPAQFETRATSISDLLDGFAADLADRDDDEAVAARLELDEVDAFWSAVRQCLGKGGKNGA
- a CDS encoding sacsin N-terminal ATP-binding-like domain-containing protein, whose product is MTTDYVALTEENRIEYGRAIKRIGKMLLEDRYDRRTHFIHEVLQNAEDALRRRGPDWAGSRTVLFELTRDRLRISHYGAPFDKDDVRGICGIDESTKDITAIGRFGIGFKSVYAVTERPEVHSGDEAFVILDYVLPEAVPACARESEETVILLPLKVEETGPFDEIAAGLAALGPEALLFLKHVDKVVWSVEGGGSGNYERAPTSEGFMHQVRLSARGASGPRDETYLLFSRPVEHEGNPVGLVEIAFLTVLEDDKRVVRPITDARLVVFFPTVLPTYTGFLVQGPYQTTPSRDNVPVDKPWNVKLAAITADLLVEALLRLRDVGLLEVAVLKSLPLERQKLAGSLFAPLFDRTVRAFTEERLVPTSTGRFAAAGDVRLARAQDVRDLLGPQQ
- a CDS encoding DUF3883 domain-containing protein; protein product: MCTDAKSGDDFISRPTEVYLASNRMVNLFQGVEGVLLLDSSYACLRGEAVREMLEACGGVRILRTIAVPCDLPEKTRREYRRAAGCESCTYENSIFDQDITGLDGLLALLPTLPEAERRDRSRQLWEALAELADRRANALSVQYSWTYHYQRTTSFDAHFIRKLNAHAWISDRDGVLRLPSEMLFEDLDWPTHPLLESRIQFKPPAIAALAREVGIDTDVLDELKRLGVTDLAQLRTRLKVDPDDESDDDRTGENHSEASDHDEEDGYDVGDGEDEDAPPDGDGRGGDNGEDHDESGSTGGGGGSSGSGSGKSKGKGTGGNGNRGGEREFISYVAAHVGEGEADPDGLTQEARMRLEDHAIARILEFEPRLERLPPGNKGFDLIETDAIGEPQRWIEVKAMTGSLAGRPVGLSQPQMEHARRYGDQYWLYVVEHAEDDARARIVKIRNPFGRTGTFTFDRGWTAVAIIQNCANDTPNIIT
- a CDS encoding DUF6361 family protein; this encodes MAAEASLDDAGLEGTRDELGFGVIHFAYADLFFPGTSVQHTSLRYVWFIAWALEEMAQRSPGGDFPEPMFREIEDRTGHRLIEHYGRGDRTGIIGGRVLRKGGSPVSKPSAIYWSALRTWGLLAPLPSTGIAPYRGDLDRCWDQLTRRDRLEVDAAARGNFFLDPPPMPAGWSRKRGALDFELDAGKLEGERILAAWSRLGHPDEAPLLSRLAARRRCAPDALNSRAVRQLCTDDEKRKLDRADQAASLVCIARALYVAMVGDLKRTDGATVPAPDTMLATALADHADKALTLDLDELQDDVTAVGRLRPLLAATQEWLSGHRGDYSAMRPIFLAREFDLKGDRAFLLQGSVDRRAQWSPFEPWPLTYRWEKVARFLDELAPRA
- a CDS encoding RecB family exonuclease, which translates into the protein MMIPSNLRTVNAYIEARKAEFAHLELSEKAIELNLGNGVSVAGRIDLVRRRDSGDIAIVDLKSNERAQAEALTEAQLHIYALGYRELTGRDADFVETYELDKQRRKARTVDEDLIQDVTARVHATAAALRSNAFTPDPDQNRCRQCDFRRLCSAGEAAGGCA